One region of Paenibacillus polymyxa M1 genomic DNA includes:
- the rpsP gene encoding 30S ribosomal protein S16, whose translation MAVRIRLKRMGAHKAPFYRVVVSDSRSPRDGRFIEEIGYYNPITVPAVVKIDEDKALKWLQDGAQASDTVRNLLSKAGVLKKFHELKTQK comes from the coding sequence GTGGCAGTTCGTATTCGTCTGAAACGTATGGGTGCACATAAAGCTCCTTTCTATCGCGTCGTGGTATCTGATTCCCGTTCCCCGCGTGACGGTCGTTTTATCGAAGAAATCGGTTACTACAACCCTATTACAGTACCAGCGGTTGTAAAAATTGATGAAGATAAAGCGCTGAAATGGTTGCAAGATGGTGCACAAGCATCCGACACTGTTCGCAACTTGCTTAGCAAAGCGGGCGTGTTGAAAAAGTTTCATGAGCTTAAAACACAGAAATAA
- the smc gene encoding chromosome segregation protein SMC produces the protein MFLKRIELAGFKSFADKTEMEFVRGITAVVGPNGSGKSNISDGIRWVLGEQSAKSLRGGKMEDIIFAGSDARKAVNYGEVSLTLDNEDQALPLDFGEVTVTRRVHRSGDSEYFINRQSCRLRDITELFMDTGIGKEAYSIIGQGRIEEILSTRSEDRRGIFEEASGIVKYKSRKKDAVRKLDETEQNLLRIHDLVSELEDQIGPLKEQSEKAIHFKELRSELKSKEISMYVHQIEQIHTSWSDATSKLALLQQEQLQLSTVVSRHDAMLENDRNELRQLEEQVERLQKDLLQYSEATEKSEGYGELLKERTRNLEANREQLILSLSTSESRHSERKSELDQLNEKLSALNVELDELRARLSDEEAKLIGVTGGISQEQEESLKGGLLELMNQMAQARNEIRYTDQQKEALERRVNRVSDESGKWEAQKVELEQRKKGLEATIQKLGQEISSLRSGYIQGSEQYQALQKLLEENQGTVRKWEQKREAQISRRDTMKEMQDDFDGFMLGVKEVLKASRKGTLHGVHGAVAELIRVPEHLEQAMETALGASVQHIVMENESVSRQAISFLKQRQLGRATFLPMDVIRPRQIGAGERQIVESAEGFVGIGADLVQYDDRYAGIVGSLLGNVVIARTLEDANRIAARCQYRYRVVTLEGDVVNAGGSMTGGSQFKKNANLLGRKRQLDQLDQDILDTEQQIARLRQSAIDTKRQLEETQTRLDELRQGGDVKRTEEQQMAMELKQLEHELRHVLEQVAASGQEKKGFDQEIKELEASRAEALVKLAALEEEEKKTHQAIHAAEFARKANESAKEQLQGELTNLKVREGKLDQERFSLEEQIRRLRGDYDTLGKDSRQNKTLLASIEADLLTNEQETVKQIENLNQYRLKKEEAAEQLEFKRAARSSLSKKLEVAENDTKEQRIQLKSVEELLRQTEIGVNRLDVELENVLKKLSDDYELSYELAKQRYPIPEDIEGTQSEVERLKRGISALGEVNLGAIEEYQRVHERYTFLDEQKSDLVEAKTTLYQVIREMDDEMSKRFKTTFDAIRREFGTVFSKLFGGGRADLVLLDPERLLETGIDIVAQPPGKKLQNLQLLSGGERALTAMALLFAILHVKPVPFCVLDEVEAALDEANVVRFAQYLREFSEQTQFIVVTHRKGTMEESDVLYGVTMEEGGVSKLVSVKLDNDEAEIA, from the coding sequence ATGTTTTTAAAGCGCATTGAGCTGGCGGGCTTCAAATCGTTTGCAGATAAAACGGAAATGGAATTTGTCCGCGGCATTACGGCAGTCGTCGGACCCAATGGGAGTGGAAAAAGTAATATTTCCGACGGAATTCGTTGGGTGTTGGGCGAACAGAGTGCCAAATCACTGCGTGGCGGCAAGATGGAGGACATTATTTTTGCAGGTAGTGATGCTCGTAAGGCTGTTAATTACGGTGAAGTATCACTTACGCTAGATAATGAAGATCAGGCATTGCCTCTGGATTTTGGTGAAGTGACGGTAACGCGACGTGTGCATCGGAGTGGGGATAGTGAATATTTCATTAATCGTCAATCATGCAGACTTCGGGATATTACTGAGCTGTTTATGGATACAGGGATTGGTAAAGAAGCTTATTCGATTATTGGGCAAGGACGTATTGAAGAAATTTTGAGTACCCGATCTGAGGATCGACGGGGTATTTTTGAGGAAGCCTCGGGTATCGTAAAATATAAATCACGTAAAAAAGATGCAGTTCGCAAGCTGGATGAAACAGAGCAAAATTTGCTGCGTATTCACGATTTGGTCAGTGAACTAGAGGATCAGATTGGACCTCTTAAGGAGCAGTCTGAAAAGGCGATTCATTTTAAAGAGCTGCGCAGTGAATTAAAATCAAAAGAAATTTCGATGTACGTCCATCAAATTGAACAAATTCATACTTCGTGGAGCGATGCGACTTCCAAACTAGCTTTGTTGCAGCAAGAGCAGCTTCAGTTGTCTACAGTAGTGTCCCGCCATGATGCAATGCTGGAAAACGATCGTAATGAATTACGGCAGCTGGAAGAGCAAGTAGAACGTCTGCAAAAGGATCTGCTGCAATACAGTGAAGCTACGGAAAAAAGTGAAGGATACGGTGAATTGCTCAAAGAGCGCACACGCAATTTGGAGGCCAATCGGGAACAATTGATCTTATCCCTCAGCACAAGTGAATCACGGCATTCCGAACGCAAAAGCGAACTGGATCAGCTGAACGAAAAGCTGTCAGCGCTGAATGTAGAGCTGGACGAGTTGCGTGCGCGTCTGTCTGATGAAGAGGCCAAACTGATTGGCGTCACAGGTGGAATCAGCCAGGAGCAGGAAGAAAGCCTAAAGGGTGGTCTGCTGGAGCTGATGAATCAGATGGCGCAGGCGCGTAACGAAATTCGTTATACCGACCAACAGAAGGAAGCGTTGGAACGCCGAGTGAATCGCGTCAGTGATGAATCCGGCAAATGGGAAGCCCAAAAAGTCGAACTTGAACAGCGCAAAAAAGGGTTGGAAGCGACGATTCAGAAGCTGGGACAGGAAATTAGCAGTTTGCGCAGTGGCTATATTCAGGGAAGTGAACAGTACCAGGCCCTGCAAAAACTACTGGAAGAAAACCAGGGCACGGTTCGTAAATGGGAACAAAAACGTGAGGCTCAAATTTCACGGCGAGATACGATGAAAGAAATGCAGGATGACTTTGACGGCTTCATGCTCGGAGTTAAAGAGGTGTTAAAGGCTTCACGCAAAGGAACTTTGCACGGTGTGCATGGAGCAGTAGCGGAGCTGATTCGGGTACCTGAGCATTTAGAGCAGGCGATGGAAACCGCTTTGGGCGCTTCAGTTCAGCATATTGTGATGGAAAATGAATCGGTATCCAGACAGGCGATCAGTTTTCTAAAGCAACGTCAATTGGGCAGAGCGACATTCTTGCCTATGGACGTTATCCGCCCGCGTCAGATTGGTGCTGGAGAACGTCAAATTGTGGAAAGCGCAGAAGGCTTTGTCGGGATCGGTGCAGATCTTGTTCAGTACGATGATCGATATGCCGGAATCGTAGGCAGTCTCTTGGGGAATGTGGTCATTGCCCGTACGCTGGAAGATGCCAATCGTATTGCGGCCCGTTGTCAATATAGATATCGTGTTGTCACGCTGGAAGGCGATGTTGTCAATGCAGGTGGTTCCATGACTGGGGGGAGCCAGTTCAAGAAAAATGCTAATCTGCTGGGCCGTAAACGTCAGCTGGATCAGTTGGATCAAGACATTCTAGACACGGAACAGCAAATTGCCAGGTTGCGCCAGAGTGCAATAGATACCAAACGACAGTTGGAGGAGACACAGACCCGTCTGGATGAATTGCGCCAGGGCGGCGATGTGAAGCGGACCGAAGAGCAGCAGATGGCAATGGAGCTCAAACAACTTGAGCATGAACTTCGTCATGTTCTGGAGCAGGTAGCTGCGTCTGGCCAGGAGAAAAAAGGCTTTGACCAGGAAATCAAGGAGTTGGAAGCTTCCCGTGCAGAAGCACTGGTAAAGTTGGCTGCGCTGGAGGAAGAAGAGAAGAAAACGCATCAAGCCATTCACGCTGCCGAATTTGCTCGTAAAGCGAATGAATCAGCCAAAGAGCAGCTGCAAGGAGAGCTCACCAATCTCAAGGTAAGAGAAGGCAAGTTGGACCAAGAGCGCTTTTCATTGGAAGAGCAGATTCGCAGACTGCGTGGGGATTATGATACCCTTGGTAAGGATTCAAGACAAAACAAGACCTTGCTTGCTTCCATCGAAGCGGATTTGCTCACCAATGAGCAGGAGACCGTGAAACAAATTGAGAATCTTAATCAATACCGTTTGAAAAAGGAAGAAGCTGCAGAGCAATTGGAATTCAAACGGGCTGCACGCAGCAGCTTGTCCAAAAAACTGGAAGTTGCTGAGAATGACACAAAAGAACAGCGAATTCAGCTTAAGTCGGTGGAGGAACTGCTTCGCCAAACAGAAATTGGAGTAAACCGACTTGATGTGGAACTGGAAAATGTTTTGAAAAAATTAAGTGATGATTATGAACTCAGCTATGAGCTGGCCAAGCAACGTTACCCTATACCGGAAGATATTGAAGGTACGCAGAGTGAGGTGGAAAGGCTCAAACGCGGGATATCTGCGCTGGGTGAGGTCAATCTGGGTGCTATTGAGGAATACCAGCGTGTACATGAGCGCTATACGTTTCTTGATGAGCAAAAGTCTGATTTGGTAGAGGCCAAGACAACGCTTTATCAGGTTATTCGTGAAATGGATGATGAAATGTCCAAGCGCTTCAAGACCACGTTCGATGCGATTCGTCGCGAATTTGGAACGGTTTTCTCCAAGCTGTTCGGAGGCGGACGTGCAGACCTTGTGTTGCTTGATCCGGAACGTTTGCTGGAGACAGGCATTGACATTGTAGCTCAGCCTCCAGGCAAAAAACTTCAAAACTTACAGTTGTTGTCAGGCGGTGAACGGGCTCTAACAGCAATGGCTTTATTATTTGCCATTTTACACGTTAAACCTGTTCCATTCTGTGTACTCGATGAAGTAGAGGCAGCATTAGACGAAGCAAATGTGGTGCGTTTTGCTCAGTATTTACGGGAATTCTCAGAGCAGACACAGTTTATCGTAGTTACACACCGTAAAGGCACCATGGAAGAATCCGATGTGCTGTACGGGGTTACGATGGAAGAAGGCGGGGTTTCTAAACTCGTATCTGTCAAGCTGGACAACGATGAAGCTGAGATTGCCTGA
- the rplS gene encoding 50S ribosomal protein L19: protein MNIVQAITEEQLRKDLPNFRPGDTLKVHVKVIEGTRERIQLFEGVVIKRRGGGISETFTVRKISYGVGVERTFPLHSPKIDKIEVARRGKVRRAKLYYLRELRGKAARIKEIRR, encoded by the coding sequence ATGAATATCGTCCAAGCGATTACTGAAGAACAACTGCGTAAAGATCTGCCTAACTTTCGTCCTGGTGACACTTTGAAAGTGCACGTGAAGGTTATCGAGGGAACTCGTGAGCGTATCCAGTTGTTTGAAGGTGTAGTAATTAAACGCCGTGGTGGTGGAATCAGTGAGACTTTTACAGTTCGTAAAATTTCTTACGGTGTAGGTGTGGAAAGAACTTTCCCGCTTCATTCCCCAAAAATCGATAAAATCGAAGTGGCTCGCCGTGGTAAAGTGCGTCGTGCGAAGCTTTATTATCTTCGTGAACTGCGCGGTAAAGCAGCGAGAATTAAAGAAATTCGTCGTTAA
- the rnc gene encoding ribonuclease III, whose amino-acid sequence MSGDLKQLQQKLHIQFNNRQLLKQAFTHASYVNEHRFSQHADNERLEFLGDAVLELTVSEQLYNQYPNRPEGELTKLRAAIVCEPSLVKFAVGLEFGQYVLLGKGEELTGGRTRPALLADVFEAFVGALYLDQGLEAVRSFLERYIFPQIVLNGKLQMSDFKTELQELTQHHNMGMLEYKIVEERGPAHEREFVAEVYMDSERLGAGTGRSKKEAEQQAAAVALNRLKLAES is encoded by the coding sequence TTGAGTGGAGACTTGAAGCAATTACAGCAGAAACTTCATATTCAATTCAACAATCGGCAGCTTCTGAAGCAGGCTTTTACGCACGCTTCCTACGTAAACGAACATCGGTTCAGTCAGCATGCAGATAATGAGCGTCTGGAATTTCTGGGTGACGCTGTTCTGGAACTGACGGTGTCTGAGCAATTGTACAATCAGTACCCTAACCGGCCCGAAGGCGAACTAACCAAGTTGCGTGCAGCTATTGTCTGTGAGCCTTCTTTGGTGAAGTTTGCTGTCGGGCTTGAGTTTGGGCAGTATGTATTGCTTGGAAAAGGTGAAGAGCTGACAGGCGGACGTACTCGTCCTGCTCTGTTGGCTGATGTGTTCGAGGCGTTCGTAGGCGCGCTTTATTTGGATCAGGGTCTGGAAGCCGTCCGGTCGTTTCTAGAACGTTATATTTTTCCTCAAATTGTATTAAACGGTAAGCTTCAGATGAGTGATTTCAAAACAGAGCTTCAGGAACTGACGCAGCATCATAACATGGGGATGCTTGAATACAAGATTGTCGAGGAACGCGGACCTGCCCATGAACGCGAGTTTGTAGCCGAGGTATATATGGACAGCGAACGGCTGGGGGCAGGTACAGGACGCTCCAAAAAGGAAGCTGAGCAGCAAGCGGCGGCAGTTGCTTTAAACCGTTTGAAGCTGGCGGAATCGTAA
- a CDS encoding KH domain-containing protein — protein sequence MEELVIIIAKALVDHPDDVTVKTLEKDRLVVYELSVHPEDVGKIIGKQGRIAKALRTVVASAAVKMDKRVTVDIIS from the coding sequence ATGGAAGAATTAGTGATAATCATTGCTAAGGCTTTAGTCGATCATCCGGATGATGTGACCGTGAAGACCTTGGAGAAGGATCGACTTGTAGTGTATGAACTTAGTGTACATCCTGAGGATGTGGGCAAGATCATTGGCAAGCAGGGACGTATCGCCAAGGCGCTTCGCACTGTGGTTGCATCAGCAGCCGTTAAGATGGATAAACGGGTTACCGTAGACATCATATCTTAA
- the ffh gene encoding signal recognition particle protein encodes MAFEGLSTRLQNVFSKLRGKGKVSEDDVAQAMREVRLALLEADVNFKVVKDFIAKVKEKSVGKEVMDSFTPGMVIIDIVNKELTELMGGSQAKLAKANKPPTVIMMVGLQGAGKTTTSGKLAKLLQKQNHRPLLVAGDIYRPAAIKQLQILGEQINAPVFTLGDQTSPVEIAKQGLQHAKDNGNDYVIIDTAGRLHVDEELMEELRQIHTNVKPDEVLLVVDSMTGQDAVNVAEHFNNSLELTGVVLTKLDGDTRGGAALSVKAVTGCPIKFATLGEKLDAMEPFHPERMASRILGMGDMLSLIEKAQSNIDADKAKEMERKMRNAEFTFEDFLEQMDQVKKLGPIDQILDMIPGMGNMKQMKDIKVDDKQMGRIEAIVHSMTKQEKQNPDMINHSRRKRIAVGSGTSLAEVNRLIKQFDEMRRMMKQFSDMMGPKGGKNKALKQLKSMGKGMKFPFR; translated from the coding sequence ATGGCATTTGAAGGATTATCGACTCGCTTGCAAAATGTATTCAGTAAATTGCGCGGCAAAGGAAAAGTGTCTGAGGATGATGTAGCTCAGGCGATGCGTGAAGTGCGATTGGCTTTGCTTGAAGCGGACGTTAACTTCAAGGTTGTAAAGGACTTTATTGCCAAGGTAAAGGAGAAATCCGTTGGTAAGGAAGTGATGGACAGCTTTACGCCAGGCATGGTCATCATCGACATTGTAAACAAGGAATTGACCGAGTTGATGGGTGGCAGTCAGGCCAAGCTTGCCAAAGCAAACAAACCGCCTACAGTCATTATGATGGTGGGTCTCCAGGGCGCAGGTAAGACGACGACGTCAGGTAAACTAGCGAAGTTGTTGCAAAAGCAAAACCATCGTCCATTGCTTGTAGCTGGTGATATTTACAGACCTGCCGCGATCAAGCAGCTTCAGATTCTCGGTGAGCAGATTAACGCACCTGTATTTACATTGGGAGATCAGACAAGCCCGGTGGAAATCGCAAAACAGGGTTTGCAGCATGCTAAGGATAATGGTAATGACTACGTTATTATAGATACTGCCGGTCGTCTTCATGTTGATGAAGAACTGATGGAAGAGTTGCGCCAGATTCATACTAATGTCAAGCCGGATGAAGTTCTGCTGGTTGTAGATAGCATGACAGGACAGGATGCAGTTAACGTTGCGGAGCACTTTAACAATAGCCTTGAGTTAACGGGAGTTGTACTGACAAAGCTGGACGGCGACACTCGTGGGGGCGCGGCCTTGTCGGTTAAAGCTGTGACAGGATGCCCGATCAAGTTTGCTACATTGGGTGAAAAGCTGGATGCAATGGAGCCATTTCACCCTGAGCGGATGGCTTCACGGATTTTAGGCATGGGTGACATGCTGTCCCTGATTGAAAAAGCGCAGTCCAATATCGACGCGGATAAGGCGAAGGAAATGGAACGGAAAATGCGCAATGCCGAGTTTACTTTCGAGGATTTTCTGGAGCAAATGGATCAGGTTAAGAAGCTTGGCCCAATCGACCAGATTCTCGATATGATTCCTGGTATGGGCAACATGAAGCAAATGAAAGACATCAAAGTGGATGACAAACAGATGGGCCGGATTGAGGCTATCGTTCATTCGATGACTAAACAGGAAAAGCAAAACCCAGACATGATTAATCATAGTCGTCGCAAGCGGATTGCTGTAGGCAGTGGAACATCGCTGGCTGAGGTAAATCGTCTCATTAAGCAATTTGACGAAATGCGCCGTATGATGAAGCAGTTCTCAGATATGATGGGTCCTAAGGGTGGCAAAAACAAGGCTCTGAAACAGCTGAAGAGTATGGGCAAAGGTATGAAGTTTCCTTTCCGCTAA
- the rimM gene encoding ribosome maturation factor RimM (Essential for efficient processing of 16S rRNA), which yields MQQMFNVGKIVNTHGIRGELKILTTTDFLEDRFAKGSELLIVPADGKAPIPVTVETARFQKNMVVVKFKEYHNINDVEKYKGTLLKVSAERLGELEENEFYFHEVVGMEVVTEDGTKLGEVKEILTPGANDVWVVQMPKGKELLLPYIEDVILDVNVREKRVTVRLMEGLL from the coding sequence ATGCAGCAAATGTTTAATGTCGGGAAAATTGTGAATACACATGGAATTCGCGGTGAGCTAAAAATATTAACGACAACTGATTTTCTTGAGGATCGTTTTGCCAAAGGCAGCGAGCTATTGATTGTTCCAGCAGATGGCAAAGCACCGATTCCCGTAACTGTAGAAACAGCTCGTTTTCAAAAAAATATGGTTGTCGTAAAATTTAAGGAATATCACAACATCAATGATGTTGAGAAATATAAAGGTACTTTGTTAAAGGTCTCTGCTGAACGGTTAGGAGAATTGGAAGAAAACGAGTTTTACTTTCATGAAGTAGTCGGTATGGAAGTAGTAACGGAAGACGGAACTAAGCTCGGTGAGGTAAAAGAAATTTTGACACCGGGAGCGAATGATGTATGGGTAGTCCAAATGCCTAAAGGTAAGGAACTGCTATTGCCGTATATAGAGGATGTTATTTTGGATGTAAACGTGCGCGAAAAACGGGTTACAGTACGATTAATGGAAGGTCTGCTGTAA
- the ftsY gene encoding signal recognition particle-docking protein FtsY: MSFFRKLKESIASKTESVTKQFKDGLEKTRKGFVEKVTDLMIRRKKIDEEFYEELEEILIGADVGVNTVMNLIEDLRGEVKKRKIEDASELQPVLSEKLSELLRGNDNSQLKMNPDGITVILFVGVNGVGKTTTIGKLAHRFKQEGKKVLLAAGDTFRAGAIEQLEVWGQRAGVEVIKQQSGSDPAAVMFDAVQAAKQRQVDVLLCDTAGRLQNKSNLMEELNKIFRVIQREIPDAPHEVLLVLDATTGQNALNQAKLFGEKSGVTGLVLTKLDGTAKGGIVVAIRQELNLPVKLVGLGEKVNDLQPFDSEQFVHALFAGLIQEEAVEAGEEEQN; encoded by the coding sequence ATGAGTTTCTTTAGAAAATTGAAGGAAAGCATCGCAAGTAAAACGGAATCGGTCACAAAGCAGTTCAAAGACGGTTTAGAAAAAACACGTAAAGGTTTCGTCGAAAAAGTAACGGACCTGATGATTCGCCGTAAAAAAATTGATGAGGAATTTTACGAGGAACTGGAAGAAATTCTGATCGGAGCGGACGTAGGCGTCAATACCGTTATGAACCTCATTGAAGACTTGCGGGGAGAAGTGAAAAAACGCAAAATCGAGGATGCGTCCGAGTTACAGCCTGTACTGTCGGAAAAGCTGTCTGAGTTGCTGCGGGGGAATGACAATAGTCAGCTCAAAATGAATCCAGACGGGATTACGGTCATTCTATTCGTAGGCGTCAATGGAGTCGGAAAAACAACGACCATTGGCAAGTTGGCTCATCGTTTTAAACAAGAGGGCAAAAAAGTATTGTTGGCTGCTGGAGATACATTCCGGGCGGGCGCGATTGAACAGTTGGAGGTTTGGGGCCAACGGGCAGGTGTAGAGGTCATCAAACAGCAATCTGGTTCTGATCCAGCTGCGGTTATGTTTGATGCCGTACAGGCTGCCAAGCAGCGTCAAGTAGATGTTTTGTTATGCGATACAGCAGGACGTCTTCAAAATAAAAGCAATCTAATGGAAGAATTGAACAAGATTTTCCGCGTTATCCAGCGTGAAATTCCAGACGCTCCTCATGAAGTGTTGTTGGTACTTGATGCGACGACTGGACAAAATGCACTTAACCAAGCCAAGCTGTTTGGTGAGAAGAGCGGCGTAACCGGTCTGGTACTGACAAAATTGGATGGAACAGCAAAGGGCGGGATTGTTGTTGCTATCCGTCAGGAATTGAATTTGCCTGTTAAGCTGGTGGGCTTAGGTGAAAAAGTGAATGATCTTCAACCGTTTGATTCAGAACAATTTGTTCATGCATTGTTCGCCGGTTTGATCCAAGAAGAGGCTGTCGAAGCTGGCGAGGAAGAGCAGAACTAA
- the lepB gene encoding signal peptidase I produces the protein MEQEVGQGAVQQPTDQDGTPKRKPKNEIFEWLKAIIIALVLVFLIRWLLFKPFIVDGPSMQPNFHTGERVIVNEILYDFRAPKPGEVIVFHVPEEKRDFIKRVIAVAGDTVKVEGDTITVNGKPIQEPYLKAPLEEAHQNGELYNKFTNFPNEKFKNGKVPEGHIFVMGDNRSNSTDSRMIGYIDLKEVVGRADVIFWPVMDMQWINH, from the coding sequence ATGGAGCAAGAAGTAGGACAAGGAGCTGTGCAGCAGCCAACTGATCAGGATGGTACGCCCAAGCGTAAACCAAAAAATGAGATTTTTGAGTGGCTCAAGGCCATCATTATTGCGTTAGTGCTTGTCTTTTTAATCCGCTGGCTTCTCTTTAAGCCTTTTATTGTGGATGGTCCGTCAATGCAGCCTAACTTTCATACCGGAGAACGCGTCATTGTAAATGAGATTTTGTATGATTTTCGTGCTCCTAAACCGGGTGAAGTGATCGTGTTCCATGTCCCGGAAGAAAAAAGAGACTTCATCAAGCGCGTCATTGCCGTTGCGGGTGATACGGTCAAGGTAGAAGGTGACACGATTACAGTAAATGGTAAGCCGATCCAAGAACCTTATCTCAAGGCTCCTTTGGAAGAAGCACATCAAAATGGCGAACTTTACAACAAGTTTACCAATTTTCCAAATGAAAAGTTTAAGAATGGAAAAGTGCCAGAAGGGCATATTTTTGTTATGGGCGATAACCGTTCCAATAGTACAGACAGTCGGATGATTGGATATATTGATTTGAAGGAAGTCGTGGGCCGGGCTGATGTCATTTTTTGGCCTGTGATGGATATGCAGTGGATTAACCACTAG
- the trhA gene encoding PAQR family membrane homeostasis protein TrhA: protein MANTYTYSRREEVANAITHGIGAVLSVAALVLLIVFASMKGTAWHVVSFTIYGITMLLLYTNSTLLHSLREGKLKDLFEIFDHSCIYLFIAGSYTPFMLVALRGTLGWTLFGVIWGIALFGVLFKAFFTKRFLFMSTVFYIIMGWLITIAWNPLMAIVPAGGMTLLFVGGLMYTLGTIFYVWRAFPYHHAIWHLFVLAGSILHFLAVLLYLTPVRV from the coding sequence ATGGCAAACACCTATACTTATTCCCGCCGGGAAGAAGTAGCTAACGCGATTACACATGGTATTGGAGCCGTTTTAAGTGTAGCAGCGCTTGTGCTACTCATTGTTTTTGCTAGCATGAAAGGAACTGCTTGGCATGTCGTAAGCTTTACAATTTACGGGATTACAATGCTGTTGCTGTATACCAATTCCACGTTGCTTCATAGCCTGCGTGAAGGAAAATTGAAGGATTTGTTCGAAATATTCGATCATTCTTGTATTTACCTGTTCATTGCAGGTAGCTACACCCCTTTTATGCTCGTTGCCTTGCGAGGTACTCTGGGATGGACGCTATTTGGAGTGATTTGGGGGATCGCTTTGTTTGGTGTACTGTTCAAGGCGTTCTTCACCAAACGCTTCCTGTTTATGTCTACTGTGTTTTACATTATAATGGGCTGGCTCATTACAATTGCCTGGAATCCCCTGATGGCCATTGTTCCCGCCGGAGGGATGACGCTATTGTTCGTGGGTGGTCTTATGTATACGCTGGGCACGATTTTTTATGTGTGGCGGGCATTTCCATATCACCATGCGATCTGGCATCTGTTTGTTTTGGCAGGCAGCATACTTCATTTTCTGGCTGTTCTGCTGTATCTTACTCCAGTAAGGGTTTGA
- the trmD gene encoding tRNA (guanosine(37)-N1)-methyltransferase TrmD yields the protein MRVDVLTLFPEMFDGVFNASILGKARDKGIVSLQAVNFRQYAGNKHGQVDDTPYGGGGGMVLKPDPIFAAVEALLDKSEQSTFEAAVEGIGDEDAEHNADIKTPRIILMCPQGETFTQKKAEELAKEDHLIFICGHYEGYDERIREHLVTDELSIGDYVLTGGELPAMVVIDSVTRLLPGVLGNETSAVTDSFSTGLLEYPHYTRPAEFRGWKVPDVLLSGHHVNIDSWRRQEALRRTMERRPDLLEQAELTSRERAWIEEQHQLDSSRDKR from the coding sequence ATGCGGGTGGATGTACTGACCCTGTTTCCAGAGATGTTTGATGGCGTTTTTAATGCAAGCATTCTGGGAAAAGCAAGGGATAAGGGGATTGTATCACTGCAAGCGGTTAATTTTCGCCAGTATGCCGGCAACAAGCATGGGCAAGTGGATGATACGCCCTATGGTGGTGGAGGCGGCATGGTTTTGAAGCCAGACCCTATTTTTGCTGCCGTGGAAGCGCTGTTGGATAAATCAGAGCAATCAACATTTGAAGCTGCCGTTGAAGGTATTGGAGATGAAGATGCCGAACATAACGCAGACATAAAAACTCCGCGTATTATTTTGATGTGTCCACAAGGAGAGACTTTTACGCAAAAAAAAGCGGAAGAGCTTGCCAAAGAGGACCATCTTATTTTTATATGTGGACATTATGAGGGTTATGATGAGCGTATTCGAGAGCATCTGGTGACGGATGAGCTTTCGATCGGAGATTATGTATTGACTGGTGGCGAGCTACCAGCCATGGTCGTCATTGATAGTGTGACACGGTTGTTACCAGGAGTGTTGGGTAATGAAACGAGTGCGGTAACAGATTCGTTTAGTACAGGACTGTTGGAATACCCACATTATACTCGGCCTGCTGAGTTTCGGGGCTGGAAAGTGCCGGATGTACTCTTATCAGGGCATCATGTCAATATTGACTCTTGGAGACGACAAGAGGCGTTACGTCGTACGATGGAACGTCGACCGGACTTGCTGGAACAGGCTGAACTGACAAGCAGGGAGCGCGCGTGGATTGAGGAGCAGCACCAATTGGACAGTTCGAGGGACAAGCGATAA
- the ylxM gene encoding YlxM family DNA-binding protein — MSQENRLEKTNRINRLFDFYEPLLTEKQQMFLKYYFHDDFSLGEIASEFQISRQAVYEHIKRAEQVLEMYEEKLGLLSKHERRIQDLEELNATLYDAFGKVGKPDKDTLQHVQQIVNRLQEL, encoded by the coding sequence ATGAGTCAGGAGAATCGGCTGGAAAAGACAAACCGGATTAACCGACTGTTTGACTTCTATGAACCTCTACTTACAGAGAAGCAACAGATGTTTTTAAAATATTACTTCCATGATGATTTTTCTTTAGGGGAAATTGCATCGGAATTTCAAATTAGCCGTCAGGCAGTCTATGAACATATTAAACGTGCTGAACAGGTATTAGAAATGTATGAGGAAAAGCTTGGATTGCTAAGTAAGCATGAACGTAGAATCCAAGATTTAGAGGAACTGAATGCGACATTATATGATGCATTCGGAAAAGTTGGTAAGCCCGATAAGGATACATTGCAACATGTCCAACAAATTGTAAATCGCCTGCAGGAATTGTAG